ATTTGATTCTCCTTATACTTGTCAAAGCAAGTTTGACTTGATAGCTCTATTGTAAACGATACCAAACTTGTAGGCAACTTGTTTGTTGAAAAAAGAGGATCTTTTTGTAATTTTTTTGGCACTTGTATGGTAAAATAGATACAGCTGTCCGTCAAACTAGACTAAAAACCCATTTAAGGAAGTAAAATGAAGAAATACCAACAACTATTTAAGCAAATCCAAGAAACCATTCAAAACGAGACTTACGCTATCGGAGATTTTCTTCCTAGCGAGCACGAACTCATGAAGCAGTATCATGTGAGCCGTGACACCGTCCGAAAAGCTCTGTCCCTACTCCAAGAGAAAGGATTAATCAAAAAGATAAGGGGACAAGGTTCTCAAGTCGTCAAAGAAGAAACGGTCAATTTCCCTGTCTCTAACCTAACCAGCTACCAAGAACTGGTCCAGGAACTTGGACTTCGCTCGAAAACCAATGTCGTCAGTCTGGACAAGATCATTATCGATAAAAAATCCTCACTGATAACTGGTTTTCCTGAGTTTCGTATGGTTTGGAAGGTGGTCCGCCAGCGTGTGGTGGATGACCTAGTATCCGTTCTAGATACGGACTATCTGGATATGGAACTGATCCCAAATCTCACTCGCCAAATTGCTGAGCAGTCTATCTATTCTTATATAGAAGACGATCTCAAACTCCTTATTGATTATGCTCAGAAGGAAATTACCATTGACCACACCAGTGACCGAGACAAGATTCTCATGGATATTGGCAAAGACCCTTATGTCGTTTCAATCAAGTCAAAAGTCTATCTCCAAGACGGTC
Above is a window of Streptococcus oralis subsp. dentisani DNA encoding:
- the treR gene encoding trehalose operon repressor — encoded protein: MKKYQQLFKQIQETIQNETYAIGDFLPSEHELMKQYHVSRDTVRKALSLLQEKGLIKKIRGQGSQVVKEETVNFPVSNLTSYQELVQELGLRSKTNVVSLDKIIIDKKSSLITGFPEFRMVWKVVRQRVVDDLVSVLDTDYLDMELIPNLTRQIAEQSIYSYIEDDLKLLIDYAQKEITIDHTSDRDKILMDIGKDPYVVSIKSKVYLQDGRQFQFTKSRHKLEKFHFVDFAKRNPK